In Humulus lupulus chromosome 7, drHumLupu1.1, whole genome shotgun sequence, the following are encoded in one genomic region:
- the LOC133791757 gene encoding lysine--tRNA ligase, chloroplastic/mitochondrial-like yields MRSIFLFSFSHRAFGKLAFLTLRDDFGTIQLYSEKVRFLSDQFDELKNLVDIGDILGANGSIKRTEKGEISVYVNSFAILTKSLLPLPDKYHGLTHVDKRYQQRYIDMISNPEVADVFRKRAKSYARQSFGFLEVETPVLQGAAGGAEARPFVTYHNLLGRDLYLRIATELHLKRMLLGGGYLFGLPLGFVADSIGATIGATAAFILGRTQTSVAASNNDGSTTVDQVEVLQKVLGQRRGHEQGVDCKLKGLGSSSTQRTHFNKSQAPPQRS; encoded by the exons ATGCGctcaatatttttattttctttttctcatCGAGCATTTGGAAAGCTTGCATTTCTCACTCTAAGAGATGATTTTGGGACAATTCAG CTTTATAGTGAAAAGGTGAGATTTTTAAGTGATCAGTTTGACGAGCTTAAGAATCTTGTTGATATTGGTGACATACTTGGTGCAAATGGCTCAATTAAGCGAACTGAGAAAG gGGAGATTTCTGTCTATGTGAACTCTTTTGCAATTCTTACAAAATCTCTACTGCCCTTGCCAGACAAATATCATGGTCTAACTCATGTGGATAAGCGTTACCAGCAACG gTACATTGATATGATTTCCAATCCTGAAGTAGCTGATGTATTTCGGAAGAGAGCAAAG AGTTATGCAAGACAGTCTTTTGGATTTCTCGAAGTTGAAACTCCAGTTCTACAG GGAGCAGCTGGTGGAGCAGAAGCAAGACCATTTGTTACCTACCATAATTTGCTAGGAAGGGATCTTTATTTGAGGATAGCAACAGAGCTCCACTTGAAGAGGATGCTG CTTGGTGGAGGTTATCTATTTGGGTTGCCTTTGGGGTTCGTTGCTGATTCTATTGGTGCAACAATTGGTGCTACAGCTGCATTTATTCTTGGTAGAACA CAAACATCTGTTGCTGCTTCCAATAATGATGGTTCGACAACAGTTGATCAGGTGGAGGTGCTACAAAAAGTATTGGGCCAAAGGCGTGGACACGAGCAAGGAGTGGACTGCAAATTGAAGGGGTTGgggtcatcatctacccaacGCACTCACTTCAACAAGTCTCAAGCTCCTCCTCAACGTTCATAA